In Aliamphritea ceti, a single window of DNA contains:
- a CDS encoding LysR substrate-binding domain-containing protein, with protein MFLLPSLQALKIFECTCRLSSFTKAAEELGVSQGAISQHIKGLEVRVGFEVFSREGRQISLTPAGAELLAAVKHGLNHIQHCIELERRKQHSNELVLSVLPGFAIRWLFPRLMAFNEAYPHIKISVNAVASPLDFDLYHAHAALAYGPKEIRSSKLSALFNEQLMPVCSPDFAHQHNLQPPLDQQQLQQLAELPLLGDESPTPPPYGDTWGFWAEQVGIDLPTDKVGRHSQSNITLQLAELGHGIAIGRTSLVMDAVKRKQLTVLTDIYVDNPCSYFLCTNPAIPASSALHTFTDWLITSSKTIQAFQLADVLD; from the coding sequence ATGTTCTTATTACCATCATTACAAGCATTAAAGATATTTGAATGTACCTGTCGACTGAGCAGTTTTACTAAAGCCGCTGAAGAACTTGGAGTCAGCCAGGGCGCCATTAGTCAGCATATAAAAGGTCTGGAAGTACGAGTTGGCTTTGAAGTATTTAGCCGTGAAGGCCGGCAGATATCACTAACACCCGCCGGCGCTGAATTATTAGCTGCAGTAAAGCATGGTTTAAATCACATCCAACACTGTATTGAACTGGAACGCCGTAAACAGCACAGTAATGAACTGGTATTATCGGTCCTGCCCGGCTTTGCGATTCGCTGGTTATTCCCACGACTAATGGCGTTTAACGAGGCTTACCCGCATATCAAAATTTCAGTAAACGCCGTTGCCAGCCCGTTAGATTTTGATCTCTATCACGCTCATGCAGCACTGGCTTATGGCCCCAAAGAAATCCGCAGCAGCAAACTCTCTGCTTTGTTTAATGAGCAGCTGATGCCAGTATGCTCACCAGATTTTGCCCACCAGCATAATCTGCAGCCACCTCTGGACCAACAACAATTACAACAACTGGCGGAACTACCTTTACTGGGTGATGAAAGCCCGACCCCACCACCTTACGGTGACACCTGGGGCTTTTGGGCAGAACAGGTCGGTATAGATCTGCCAACCGATAAGGTAGGGCGACACTCTCAGTCAAACATTACTCTGCAACTGGCCGAACTGGGTCACGGTATAGCAATTGGCCGGACATCACTGGTGATGGATGCGGTGAAAAGAAAGCAGTTAACTGTTCTCACAGACATCTATGTTGATAATCCATGCAGCTATTTTTTATGTACAAACCCAGCCATACCTGCCAGCAGCGCATTACATACCTTCACCGACTGGTTAATCACCAGCAGCAAAACGATTCAGGCGTTTCAACTGGCGGACGTTTTAGACTGA
- the nhaC gene encoding Na+/H+ antiporter NhaC — MNTTHNPSFRQSLLTFAAIVTVIGVGLFYLQTSLHSLMLICLLIAGVSAWRLSEDGFKSIREAMNGGIQGALSAIYIFILIGVLIAAFIQSGTVAALIYYGLEFVSPVVFLPAGLILCSFMSVATGTSWGTVGTAGVVLMGIGEAMGIPLPLVAGMVVSGACFGDKMSPVSDTTNLAAMSSGTDLYSHIKSMLYTTGPAYLITLAIFTFMGLGYMDNRLPQDELSAMLAGITNTYSINLLCLLPFLVMLVMSLKKVSAEVAMMSAAVVAVVLAIVMQGAEFTSVLGSLYGGGSFETGVPTLDKLFGRGGISSMMWTLSLALMALALGGILSGFGFLRVLIAGILSRVKRAASLIATTILACFVGNMSMGEAYMSIILGGQLFGDAYDKHNIDRSVMSRSLEEGATLTTALIPWTTGGAFFASTLGVEVLDYAPWALLNWINPLLSIGLAYIGVAMFRKKSPMQPAAA; from the coding sequence GTGAATACCACACATAATCCGAGCTTCAGACAGTCTTTGCTGACCTTCGCTGCCATCGTAACAGTGATTGGTGTGGGGCTCTTTTATCTGCAAACCAGCCTGCACAGCTTAATGTTAATTTGTCTGCTGATTGCCGGCGTTAGTGCCTGGCGACTTAGTGAGGATGGATTCAAATCTATCAGAGAGGCAATGAATGGCGGCATTCAGGGTGCATTGTCGGCAATCTATATATTTATTCTGATTGGTGTACTGATTGCCGCGTTTATTCAGAGCGGCACAGTAGCTGCACTGATTTACTACGGACTGGAGTTCGTGTCTCCGGTGGTGTTTCTTCCTGCAGGTCTGATCCTGTGTAGTTTTATGTCTGTTGCTACAGGTACCAGTTGGGGAACGGTTGGTACTGCTGGTGTTGTGTTAATGGGTATTGGTGAAGCGATGGGGATTCCGTTGCCGCTAGTGGCGGGTATGGTTGTTTCCGGAGCCTGCTTTGGCGATAAAATGTCGCCGGTATCTGATACCACTAACCTTGCAGCTATGTCTTCCGGTACAGACTTGTATAGTCATATTAAGAGCATGCTCTACACCACCGGACCTGCGTATCTTATTACGCTGGCAATCTTTACGTTCATGGGGCTGGGTTATATGGATAACCGCTTACCTCAGGATGAGCTGAGTGCAATGTTAGCGGGTATTACTAATACATATTCTATTAATCTGCTGTGCCTGCTGCCTTTTCTGGTGATGCTGGTGATGAGCCTGAAGAAGGTTAGTGCTGAAGTTGCCATGATGTCTGCGGCTGTTGTCGCAGTTGTGCTGGCGATTGTAATGCAGGGTGCTGAATTTACTTCTGTGCTGGGTTCTTTGTATGGCGGAGGTTCTTTTGAAACCGGTGTGCCGACTCTGGATAAGTTGTTTGGTCGCGGTGGTATTTCATCGATGATGTGGACGCTATCTCTGGCACTGATGGCGCTGGCGCTGGGCGGTATCTTAAGCGGGTTTGGTTTTTTGCGGGTTTTAATTGCCGGCATTCTCAGCCGGGTAAAGCGTGCAGCGAGTTTGATCGCAACGACCATATTGGCCTGTTTTGTCGGCAATATGAGTATGGGTGAAGCTTACATGTCTATCATTCTGGGTGGGCAATTGTTCGGTGATGCTTATGATAAACACAATATTGATCGCTCCGTTATGTCCCGTTCGCTGGAAGAAGGTGCAACTCTGACAACCGCATTGATTCCGTGGACGACTGGTGGGGCGTTCTTTGCTTCCACACTGGGTGTGGAGGTGTTGGACTACGCGCCATGGGCGCTACTGAACTGGATTAATCCATTGTTATCAATCGGGCTGGCTTACATAGGTGTAGCTATGTTCCGTAAGAAGTCACCCATGCAGCCTGCGGCTGCCTGA
- the ygfZ gene encoding CAF17-like 4Fe-4S cluster assembly/insertion protein YgfZ, translating into MSTWHSILESQQISIDEQGYSHSPAAANPALSITPLTHLGIFNVIGTEAEKFLQGQISCDMRDINNGFSRLASHNNVKGSMISLSRVMPAEGGFWLRTNRQILSNAQSVLNKYMMFSKADSKDISDTVVGLGIQGNDAVQALSALSSELPTETDQFVNLEGGVLIKVPGERYELWLEVEQAEQVLSALATDGALTGSENWLLSEIQQGIPSLTPDTLETFIPQMTNLQAFEGVSFRKGCYTGQEIITRLQHRGKLKRPMFRLKVQADTTPVAGTVLATAARASVGNVVCSAPAGEGEYELLAVMLKDVFDDGEQSIHLESVEGPQLERLSLPYVLDPELFESKR; encoded by the coding sequence ATGAGCACCTGGCACAGCATCTTAGAATCTCAGCAGATCAGCATTGACGAACAAGGCTATAGTCATAGTCCTGCAGCTGCTAACCCGGCACTCAGTATTACACCGCTGACGCATCTGGGCATTTTCAATGTTATAGGCACAGAAGCAGAAAAGTTTCTTCAGGGGCAAATCTCCTGTGATATGCGGGATATCAATAACGGTTTCAGCCGACTGGCATCACACAACAATGTCAAAGGCAGTATGATCAGCCTGAGCCGGGTAATGCCCGCTGAAGGTGGCTTCTGGCTGCGCACTAACCGCCAGATCCTGAGTAACGCACAATCAGTACTTAACAAGTACATGATGTTCTCTAAGGCAGATAGCAAAGACATTAGCGACACTGTTGTCGGCTTGGGCATTCAAGGCAATGATGCTGTTCAAGCACTGTCAGCTTTAAGCAGTGAGCTACCGACTGAAACTGATCAGTTCGTTAACCTTGAAGGCGGCGTATTAATTAAAGTGCCCGGTGAAAGATATGAACTCTGGCTCGAAGTTGAGCAAGCTGAGCAAGTACTCAGCGCACTAGCCACAGACGGCGCTCTGACCGGCAGCGAAAACTGGTTACTCAGTGAAATTCAGCAAGGTATTCCGTCACTGACACCGGATACTCTGGAAACCTTTATTCCACAGATGACTAACCTGCAGGCCTTCGAAGGTGTCAGTTTCCGTAAAGGCTGCTATACCGGCCAGGAAATCATTACCCGCTTACAGCACCGTGGCAAACTCAAACGCCCTATGTTCCGTCTTAAAGTACAGGCAGACACTACACCTGTTGCAGGTACAGTACTGGCCACAGCCGCCCGTGCCAGCGTCGGTAATGTTGTTTGTAGCGCACCTGCCGGGGAAGGTGAATATGAACTGCTGGCAGTTATGCTCAAAGACGTATTTGATGACGGCGAGCAAAGCATTCACCTGGAATCAGTCGAAGGCCCACAACTGGAACGCCTGAGCCTGCCATACGTACTTGATCCAGAATTATTCGAATCTAAGCGATGA
- the asd gene encoding archaetidylserine decarboxylase (Phosphatidylserine decarboxylase is synthesized as a single chain precursor. Generation of the pyruvoyl active site from a Ser is coupled to cleavage of a Gly-Ser bond between the larger (beta) and smaller (alpha chains). It is an integral membrane protein.): MKDKIFILLQHVLPQHLLSRLVGKLADCRINWVKSTFISWFAKRYNVNMSEAVQESLNAYPDFNSFFTREIKLDRRPLADSDIISPADGAISQLGPIDHGRIFQAKGRGYALTTLLGGYNDLAEQFIDGQFATVYLSPKDYHRVHMPVTGTLRDTIYVPGDLYSVNQTTAEGVENLFARNERLVAIFDTEYGPMAMILVGAMIVAGIETVWAGQVAPQQRKTWRIEHTPEPQEPITLEKGVEMGRFKLGSTVILLFGKDVIEWQENLQAGSPVNLGHAFANRV, encoded by the coding sequence GTGAAAGATAAAATCTTCATTCTGTTACAGCATGTTCTGCCTCAGCATTTACTGTCCCGTTTAGTTGGCAAACTGGCAGACTGCCGGATCAACTGGGTGAAAAGCACCTTCATCAGCTGGTTCGCAAAGCGTTACAACGTCAATATGAGTGAAGCCGTTCAGGAATCTCTGAACGCCTACCCGGATTTCAACAGTTTCTTCACCCGGGAAATCAAGCTCGACCGTCGCCCTCTGGCTGACAGCGATATTATCAGCCCTGCTGACGGCGCTATCAGCCAGCTGGGTCCCATCGACCATGGCCGCATCTTTCAGGCAAAAGGTCGAGGCTACGCTCTGACAACCCTGCTGGGCGGCTACAACGACCTAGCCGAGCAATTTATTGATGGTCAGTTCGCAACAGTTTACCTGTCACCTAAAGATTATCACCGGGTACACATGCCAGTAACCGGTACTCTGCGTGACACTATCTACGTACCAGGCGACCTATACTCAGTTAATCAGACGACTGCTGAAGGCGTCGAAAACCTGTTTGCGCGCAATGAGCGTCTGGTGGCAATTTTCGATACTGAATACGGCCCGATGGCAATGATACTGGTAGGCGCAATGATCGTCGCCGGAATCGAAACGGTATGGGCAGGCCAGGTTGCACCTCAGCAGCGTAAGACCTGGAGAATTGAGCACACGCCAGAACCTCAGGAACCCATTACACTTGAAAAAGGTGTTGAAATGGGCCGCTTTAAACTGGGCTCAACCGTAATTCTGCTATTCGGCAAAGACGTTATTGAATGGCAGGAAAACCTGCAGGCAGGCAGCCCGGTTAATCTCGGCCATGCTTTTGCTAACCGGGTTTAA
- a CDS encoding sulfurtransferase — translation MSLPLLVSPAQLAEQLENDASQIVIIDLSSAEHYAAKHIPGARHMAPAGLLCGQQPIPNKRPSEEQLSTLFSALGLTPESHVVVYDDQMGPQAGRMIWTLHAAGHNACSFLNGHLKAWEDAGYTTSSDVPEIEPTDYQVSLDTANLADMEYILTHLNSAEHCILDVRSPAEYRGEKVINATKGGHIPGAVNYNWTNALISEDDTRLRPAAEIIAELAALGVTPDKTIITHCQTHRRSGLSYLFTKYLGFENVRCYDGSWFEWGNHPNTPVEQ, via the coding sequence ATGTCACTGCCTTTACTGGTTTCTCCTGCACAGCTTGCCGAACAACTTGAAAATGACGCCAGCCAGATAGTAATCATTGATCTGTCCTCGGCTGAGCATTACGCAGCTAAACACATCCCCGGCGCCAGACACATGGCACCGGCAGGCTTACTCTGCGGCCAACAGCCTATCCCTAATAAACGGCCGTCTGAAGAGCAGCTCAGCACATTATTTTCTGCGTTGGGCCTGACACCGGAAAGTCACGTCGTGGTTTATGATGACCAGATGGGGCCACAGGCCGGCCGTATGATCTGGACCCTGCACGCTGCCGGGCATAACGCCTGTTCATTTCTGAATGGCCACCTCAAAGCCTGGGAAGATGCCGGCTATACCACCAGCTCAGATGTACCGGAAATAGAACCAACCGATTATCAGGTTAGCCTCGACACAGCCAACCTCGCAGATATGGAATACATACTTACTCATCTTAATAGTGCAGAGCACTGTATTCTGGACGTCCGCTCCCCGGCGGAATACCGCGGTGAGAAAGTTATCAACGCGACCAAAGGCGGCCATATTCCCGGTGCAGTTAACTATAACTGGACCAATGCCCTGATCTCTGAAGATGACACCCGCCTGCGACCGGCTGCAGAAATCATCGCCGAACTGGCAGCTCTGGGAGTCACTCCGGATAAAACCATTATTACCCACTGCCAGACACACCGCCGTTCAGGTCTGAGCTATCTCTTTACTAAGTATCTTGGCTTTGAAAATGTCCGCTGCTACGATGGCTCCTGGTTCGAATGGGGTAACCATCCAAACACACCGGTTGAGCAGTAA
- a CDS encoding HDOD domain-containing protein, with product MSTIQPYDAEEWTQYLTDRDFSVRASSLRRIQKALQSDKTSMKDLNRLIKSDPLLCLHVVKAASILHAEKGSVVTGVEHAISSLGTDNLEKLINSMKGTRLNAHSTADKMYFRATANSHHAAVQVRSWLEHARKGMFTEESYLAALFYGIGHWALWHHAPLHMSQMQIKIREQGKDSETVERELFGCTIKDISHGLAVSWNLPELVQTSLAEDLPLNKRTLMKLHQRSLEDPRLRGEELRELNHLVQQRFFPVKLSNWLAGTATFGWHKPTTLHIIDIVSDYLKSELGSTMSLLHKNCAQSSRDYFVVGTLTPAAEMLFIPSSHQGGYKLSEAEYKFCSKHFPIPRPRKIQTAVGSDSKLKDPALIATVNERFLQYAQDYQHPSEVLKDLLKVLVQGVGMERVSLNTLNTRSQILKVIHSIGFSSDHPLNQSQHQTDTQGLFSRLYDKVACIMVNQDNTHRISKMLPDSYKQHINDSNYLLMSVFMNSKPVAIVYADMGEAATEIETVQHKQFKQLCTAATSCLAALSKN from the coding sequence ATGAGTACGATCCAGCCATACGACGCAGAAGAATGGACGCAGTATCTGACGGATAGAGATTTTTCCGTTCGCGCCAGTAGTTTACGTCGCATTCAAAAGGCATTGCAGTCCGATAAGACATCCATGAAGGATCTTAACCGACTGATCAAGTCTGATCCTTTACTCTGCCTCCACGTCGTGAAGGCGGCCAGCATCCTCCACGCGGAAAAAGGTTCCGTCGTCACCGGTGTTGAACATGCCATCAGCTCATTAGGCACAGACAATCTCGAAAAACTGATTAACAGCATGAAAGGCACCCGCCTGAATGCACATAGCACTGCCGATAAAATGTACTTCCGTGCAACTGCCAACAGCCACCACGCTGCTGTTCAGGTACGTTCCTGGCTGGAACACGCCCGTAAAGGCATGTTTACCGAAGAAAGTTATCTTGCGGCACTGTTCTACGGCATAGGCCACTGGGCACTCTGGCATCATGCACCACTGCATATGTCACAGATGCAGATCAAAATCCGTGAACAGGGTAAAGACAGCGAAACCGTCGAACGCGAACTCTTTGGTTGCACCATTAAAGACATATCCCATGGCCTGGCTGTTTCCTGGAACCTGCCCGAGCTGGTTCAAACCTCTTTAGCTGAAGACTTACCGCTAAATAAACGTACATTGATGAAACTGCATCAGCGTTCGCTGGAAGATCCGCGCCTCAGAGGCGAAGAATTACGGGAACTGAACCACCTGGTTCAGCAACGCTTTTTTCCAGTAAAACTATCTAACTGGCTCGCAGGTACCGCTACTTTTGGCTGGCATAAGCCAACCACACTGCACATCATAGATATTGTCAGTGACTACCTGAAAAGTGAGCTTGGCAGCACTATGAGCCTGCTACACAAGAATTGTGCGCAGTCATCCCGCGATTACTTTGTAGTCGGTACGCTGACACCGGCAGCAGAAATGTTATTTATCCCTTCCAGTCATCAGGGGGGATACAAGCTTTCAGAAGCTGAATACAAATTCTGCAGCAAACACTTTCCAATTCCACGACCGCGTAAAATTCAGACGGCAGTTGGCTCCGACTCTAAGCTGAAAGACCCGGCACTGATCGCCACCGTCAACGAACGCTTCCTGCAATATGCGCAGGATTATCAGCATCCGTCTGAAGTGTTAAAAGATTTACTCAAAGTACTGGTCCAGGGCGTAGGAATGGAACGGGTGAGCCTGAACACTCTTAATACCCGCAGTCAGATTCTCAAAGTTATTCACAGCATTGGCTTTAGCAGTGATCATCCGCTTAACCAGTCTCAGCATCAGACAGACACACAAGGTCTGTTTAGCCGCCTATATGATAAAGTGGCCTGCATTATGGTAAATCAGGATAATACCCACAGAATCAGCAAGATGCTTCCAGACAGCTATAAGCAACACATTAATGATTCTAACTACTTATTAATGTCAGTCTTTATGAACAGCAAACCTGTTGCTATTGTCTATGCAGATATGGGCGAAGCAGCTACAGAAATAGAAACCGTACAGCATAAACAGTTTAAGCAACTCTGTACGGCGGCAACCAGCTGTCTGGCGGCACTGTCCAAGAACTAA
- the rsgA gene encoding small ribosomal subunit biogenesis GTPase RsgA, whose translation MAKRKLTRRQAWRIQKIQDERSERAKRKNSNIDQELEGGDLGPEQHGQIISHFGRQVDVEALEGEHCGEIFRCHMRTNLSTLVTGDKVIWRAGAEHGVVVATEERQSVLQRPNNHGELKPVAANIDHIVITIAVEPTPHYNLIDRYLVAAEASGIEPILLVNKQDLLNDENRQYIEEMINLYTGIGYKVLQVSSTSEDRLDELKAILNDRISVFVGQSGVGKSSLINALLPGVDLKVGALSESTRKGTHTTTTARLFHFPDGGDLIDSPGIREFALWHIEKDRIIEGFTEFTPFLGLCKFRDCQHEQEPQCAIKQAIEEEKISRQRVNSYKHILTSREET comes from the coding sequence ATGGCCAAACGTAAACTCACCCGCCGTCAGGCGTGGCGCATACAAAAGATTCAAGACGAACGTTCTGAACGGGCAAAGCGAAAGAATTCCAATATCGATCAAGAGCTTGAAGGCGGCGATCTCGGACCGGAACAGCATGGTCAGATCATTTCCCACTTCGGCCGACAGGTAGACGTTGAAGCTCTGGAAGGCGAACACTGTGGCGAAATTTTCCGTTGCCACATGCGCACCAACCTGAGCACACTGGTTACCGGCGATAAAGTTATCTGGCGCGCCGGTGCTGAGCACGGCGTTGTGGTAGCTACTGAAGAACGTCAGTCAGTCCTGCAGCGGCCAAATAACCATGGCGAACTGAAACCCGTCGCGGCGAATATTGACCACATCGTTATCACGATCGCGGTTGAACCCACGCCCCACTACAACCTGATCGACCGTTATCTGGTCGCAGCAGAAGCCAGCGGTATTGAGCCTATCTTACTGGTGAACAAACAAGATCTGCTTAACGACGAAAACCGCCAGTATATCGAAGAGATGATCAACCTCTACACAGGCATCGGCTACAAAGTACTCCAGGTTTCCAGTACCAGTGAAGACAGGCTAGACGAACTTAAAGCCATTCTTAATGACCGAATCAGCGTCTTCGTTGGTCAGTCAGGGGTTGGAAAATCATCTCTGATTAACGCCCTTCTGCCAGGCGTTGATCTGAAAGTCGGCGCTCTGTCCGAGTCGACCCGTAAAGGTACTCACACAACAACTACTGCCCGCCTGTTCCACTTTCCTGATGGAGGCGACCTGATCGACTCACCGGGTATCCGGGAATTTGCCCTCTGGCATATTGAAAAAGACCGCATCATCGAAGGCTTTACCGAATTCACACCTTTTCTTGGTCTGTGCAAATTCCGCGATTGCCAGCATGAGCAGGAACCTCAATGCGCGATAAAACAGGCCATTGAGGAAGAAAAAATCAGTCGTCAACGGGTAAATAGTTACAAACATATACTCACTTCGAGGGAAGAAACTTAA
- the orn gene encoding oligoribonuclease has product MSRQDNLIWIDLEMTGLDPEQERIIEIATIVTDADLNILALGPSLVVHQSDELLDAMDDWCTNQHGGSGLTARVKASSISERQAEEETIEFVKKYVDSGASPICGNSIGQDRRFLVKYMPELEGYFHYRNLDVSSIKELARRWRPEVLNGVAKKGSHLAMDDIKDSINELKHYREHFFNL; this is encoded by the coding sequence ATGTCTAGGCAAGATAATCTTATCTGGATCGATCTGGAAATGACCGGCCTTGATCCGGAACAAGAACGTATTATCGAGATTGCCACTATTGTGACTGATGCGGATCTGAATATTTTGGCGCTGGGGCCAAGTCTGGTGGTACATCAGTCTGATGAACTTCTGGATGCGATGGATGACTGGTGTACTAATCAACATGGCGGTTCAGGTCTGACTGCCCGGGTGAAGGCATCATCAATCAGTGAGCGTCAGGCTGAAGAAGAAACCATTGAGTTTGTTAAAAAATACGTTGATAGCGGTGCTTCGCCGATCTGTGGTAACAGCATCGGTCAGGATCGCCGCTTTCTGGTGAAATACATGCCTGAGCTTGAAGGCTATTTCCATTACCGTAATCTGGATGTCAGCAGCATTAAAGAACTGGCGCGTCGCTGGCGGCCTGAAGTGCTGAATGGTGTAGCGAAAAAGGGCTCTCATTTAGCGATGGATGACATTAAAGATTCTATCAATGAATTGAAACATTACCGGGAACACTTCTTTAATTTGTGA
- a CDS encoding methyl-accepting chemotaxis protein, whose translation MTIKTRILLAIVSIGIIPLICASAVVMYATSNEVNVALDDAASAKLIAVREMKKDQLVSYISDLKNLVKSIAANEQTVVATGYFSSSFDLNKKVDAEQQQSLDSFYSGAFTNEFKQRDPGFDVANSTNAQGALDDAARYFQMRYISTNPNPLGAKQSLDQAKKVTKFNARYDLYHSQYHPGLRRLQEEFGFPDVLIVSPEGRVVYSVAKNVDYATDLSAGNDSGLIQAWNQAKDAAAGQVFLTDINTYFADFGTPAAFLSSPVFEKDKNIGTLIVRLPVERVTLALTSNKHWADVGLGQSGEVYLVGDDQRLRTDSRRLIESPDKYLSEITVTGWQDSVEQIQNRRTGVALQKVSSESVASALQGNSGVIRTQGYYGEEVLSAFTALEIDGLRWALISEMSSAEAFVSEEQILGSITRTSGVVVLVVLVAAILFGLLLSRLLVNPLRELVTSFQEIAEGDGDLTTQLASAERKDEIGELATAFNAFVANIRDVVAQASETAESLTAVTNQLAQQSGDTASRMGQQRSMSELIVTAMTEFSYSIDHVAQSSNETLNAMVSAGEKMVSGADNAQRSVGEIDQLVGFTRESADSINALSGEIDQVSSILDVINDIAKQTSLLALNAAIEAARAGEQGRGFAVVADEVRTLSSRTQEATVNIQETMEKLRETADDSVRRVENSMENAERGIAMVNETATELDETKRLMADVEAMQTQIATAVNEQLDVIKDIEKNAVEIDTLSETTLDSAQESAGDTDKLSQMADRLHSLVGRFKT comes from the coding sequence ATGACGATCAAGACACGTATCTTACTGGCCATTGTATCTATTGGCATTATTCCACTGATCTGCGCCAGTGCAGTTGTAATGTATGCCACCTCCAATGAAGTCAATGTCGCCCTTGATGACGCGGCGTCTGCAAAGCTGATAGCTGTGCGGGAAATGAAAAAAGACCAGCTTGTCAGCTATATCAGTGATCTGAAAAATCTGGTGAAAAGCATTGCTGCCAATGAACAAACGGTGGTGGCTACCGGGTATTTTTCCAGCTCTTTTGATTTAAATAAAAAAGTAGACGCTGAGCAGCAGCAAAGCCTGGATAGCTTTTATAGTGGTGCCTTTACGAATGAGTTTAAGCAAAGAGACCCGGGTTTTGACGTGGCAAACTCAACGAATGCTCAGGGGGCTCTGGATGATGCAGCACGTTATTTTCAGATGCGTTATATCAGTACTAACCCAAATCCACTGGGGGCTAAACAGTCGTTAGATCAGGCAAAAAAAGTTACTAAGTTTAATGCCCGCTACGATCTTTACCATTCGCAGTATCATCCTGGTTTGCGCCGTTTACAGGAGGAGTTTGGCTTTCCGGATGTGCTGATAGTCAGCCCGGAAGGTCGGGTTGTGTATTCTGTTGCGAAGAACGTTGATTACGCGACTGATTTATCTGCAGGTAATGACAGTGGTTTGATCCAGGCGTGGAATCAGGCTAAAGATGCAGCGGCTGGCCAGGTGTTTCTGACGGATATCAATACTTACTTCGCTGACTTCGGAACCCCTGCAGCATTCCTTTCTTCACCGGTTTTTGAAAAAGATAAGAATATCGGTACTTTGATTGTGCGTTTGCCTGTAGAGCGGGTAACGCTTGCGCTGACCAGTAATAAGCATTGGGCAGATGTGGGTTTAGGTCAGAGTGGAGAGGTGTATCTGGTTGGTGATGATCAGCGTTTACGTACCGATAGCCGGCGTTTAATTGAGTCTCCAGATAAATACCTGAGTGAAATTACAGTGACTGGCTGGCAGGACAGCGTTGAGCAGATTCAGAATCGCCGTACCGGTGTGGCGCTGCAGAAAGTTAGCTCAGAAAGTGTTGCGTCAGCTTTGCAGGGGAATTCGGGTGTTATCCGCACGCAGGGTTATTACGGCGAAGAGGTGCTTTCCGCTTTTACAGCACTGGAAATTGACGGCTTACGATGGGCGCTGATTTCAGAAATGAGCAGCGCAGAAGCATTCGTCAGTGAAGAGCAGATACTGGGTTCTATTACCCGTACCAGTGGTGTTGTGGTGCTGGTGGTTCTGGTGGCTGCAATTCTGTTTGGTTTGTTATTGTCGCGGTTATTGGTTAATCCACTGCGTGAACTGGTTACCTCATTTCAGGAAATCGCTGAAGGCGATGGTGATCTGACAACTCAGTTGGCAAGCGCGGAACGTAAGGATGAAATCGGTGAGTTAGCAACTGCTTTTAATGCTTTTGTCGCCAATATTCGTGATGTTGTTGCACAGGCAAGTGAAACGGCAGAAAGCCTGACAGCTGTTACTAATCAGCTGGCGCAGCAGTCCGGTGATACTGCCTCCCGTATGGGGCAGCAACGTTCAATGAGTGAATTGATTGTAACTGCCATGACGGAGTTTTCGTATTCGATTGATCATGTTGCTCAGAGTAGTAATGAAACACTTAATGCAATGGTCAGTGCCGGTGAGAAAATGGTCAGCGGCGCCGATAATGCACAGCGTTCTGTAGGTGAAATTGACCAGCTGGTTGGCTTTACCCGGGAGTCGGCTGATTCGATTAATGCGCTTTCCGGCGAAATTGATCAGGTTAGCTCGATTCTAGATGTCATTAATGACATTGCTAAACAAACCAGTTTGCTGGCATTGAATGCGGCAATAGAAGCTGCCCGCGCCGGTGAGCAGGGGCGTGGTTTTGCGGTGGTAGCTGACGAGGTGCGTACATTGTCTTCACGGACCCAGGAAGCCACTGTGAATATTCAGGAAACAATGGAGAAGTTACGGGAAACCGCGGATGACTCTGTGCGTCGGGTTGAGAACTCTATGGAGAATGCTGAGCGTGGCATTGCCATGGTTAATGAAACAGCAACGGAACTGGATGAAACTAAGCGTCTGATGGCGGATGTTGAAGCAATGCAAACGCAGATTGCTACAGCAGTTAATGAGCAACTGGATGTTATTAAAGATATCGAAAAGAATGCAGTTGAGATTGATACCTTATCTGAGACAACCCTGGATAGCGCTCAGGAGTCCGCCGGGGATACCGATAAATTAAGCCAGATGGCTGATCGGCTGCACAGTCTGGTTGGGCGGTTTAAAACCTGA